AGGAAGCCCTCGCTCTGGCTACCGTACCGATAAAGCATTTCATGATCTACCATACCCGCGAGAAGGACTTAGCGCTTTTTGCCGGTTATTTTCAGGCACAGGATGCAAAATCACCTGAAGAACTCTCACTGTTCGTCGTTATACCTGCATTCATGATTAATGAATTGCGCATCGCTTTCCAGATAGGGTTCATGCTGTATCTGCCCATGCTGCTCATTGACATGGTGGTCTCGGCGGTGCTCATGTCCATGGGTATGATGATGTTGCCACCGGTCATGATTTCCATGCCATTTAAGGTGCTTCTGTTCGTTTTGGTTGATGGTTGGTATCTGGTGGTGGAATCCATTATACGCGGACTGCAATAATCATGAATACCGATTTTGTCGTTTTCATCAGCAACCGGACCTTGATCACCGCCCTACTGCTCTTGCTGCCGATTCTGGGCAGCGCCCTGCTGGTGGGTGTTATCGTGGGCCTGTTTCAGGCGGTGACTTCCATCCAGGAAATAACGCTTACTTTTATCCCCAAAATCGCGGTGGTGGGGCTTGTGATTCTGATGACCATACCATGGATGCTGGACTTGGTCATCGAGTTTAACCTGCTCATATTCGATCAGATTACCCAGCTGGGCCGATGAGCCTGTCCATCCTCGACCTTCTATCGGGATGGGGCGTCTCATTCATGCTGGTGCTCACCAGGGTCTCGGCCATGCTGTTTGCCTTTCCGTTATTTGGCTCGCCGGCCATCGCCCGGCGGGTAAAAGTCGTGATAACCCTGGTGCTCAGTTTTATGCTGTTGCCAGTAGTAGGCGTGGACGGGCTGGGTCTCGATTGGGGCCTCGGCAAGCTCAGCCTCGCCGTGGGTCGGGAGTTGGCGGTTGGGCTGGTTATCGGATTCGGAACCAAATTCATGTTTGAAGCATTTTCGCTGGCGGGCACCTTTGCCGGTCGACAGATGGGCTTTGCCATGGCCGATCTCATTGATCCGATCACCAGCGCCCCCCAGTCCATGGTGGGACAGTTCTGGTCATTGGTGGCGATACTCTTTTTTCTGGCGGTGGACGGCCATCACTTTCTAATCAGGCTCCTGGTGCAAAATTTTTATCTCGTGCCGTTGAACACCGGCGTGCTGACCCCGGCAACGGGGCGCATGCTCATCGATGGCTCAAACGAAATGTTCCGCCTGGCCATTAAATTGGCTGCACCGGCCGTCATCCTCATGCTTATGCTTGATGTGGGGATTGGGGTTCTATCCCGAGCACTGCCGCGGCTGCAGGTATTTTTCGTCGCGTTGCCGCTGAAGCTCTTCGTCGGGGTGCTGGCCCTGGCGGTTTCACTGCAGCTGTTCCAGGCACTGTTCTCATCAATGTATGATGAGTTTCGGGAATACGTCGCCACGTTGATGACGACGCTGGGCAGCTGAAATGGCGGAAAAAGCGGCCCAGGACCGAACAGAAGAAGCGACTCCGAAACGGATTCAGGAAGCGCGGGAGAAGGGCGATGTTGCCAAGAGCGTTGAGCTCAGCTCCGCCGTACTCATGCTGTCGGTGGTGCTGCTATTCTACTTTACGGGACACGATTTCCTGATGGGTCTGTCAGGCGTGATTCAGGAGGTCTACAGCTCCCTTTCGACGACGACGCTGACAACCGATAGCCTGCCTATGTTGGGCTCCTGGATGACTGACAGGGTCATTACGATCATGGGTCCCATTCTGGTGTTGGTTTTGGTCATGGGGCTCCTGGTGAATTATTTACAGGTAGGGGTAATTTTTGCCCCCAAGGCCCTTGGTCCCAATTGGGAACGCATCAATCCTCTCACTGGACTGAAGCGGATTTTTTCGACGAGGGGCTTGGTCGAGCTCATCAAAGGCATCCTCAAAATGATCATCGTTGGCACGATTATTTACATCTACCTGTCCGAGCGCATCAAGGATTATCCGTTTTTGACATACATGACGACCTTTCAAATCATCGGCTCACTGGCCAGCGACCTCTTCAGGATCGGGCTGTACGTGGGTCTGGCCTACTTGGTGATGGGTGCTGCGGATTACTTCTACCAGCGGTGGGAGTACAAGCGCAAGCTGCGAATGACCCAGCAGGAGGTGAAGGATGAACACCGTCAGACCGAAGGTAGTCCCGAAGTTCGATCGCGCTTGAGGGTCTTGCAGCGAGAACTGAGCCGCAACCGGATGATGACCGAGGTAGCCCGGGCGTCGGTGGTGATCACCAACCCGACGCACGTGGCCGTGGCGCTGTCCTATCAGGAAGCCGGCGATGCCAGCGCTCCAAAGTTGGTGGCCAAGGGCCAACGCAAAGTTGCGGAGCGCATCAAGGAGGTTGCCAGGGCTCATGACGTGCCCATTAAGGAGAACCCCGTGCTGGCGCGGGCGCTGTTTGATAACTGTGAAATTGGAGCCGAAATACCCTACACTTACTATCAGGCAGTTGCAGAACTGCTGGCCGAGATTTTCTGGGACCGCTACGGCACCGGAAAAGCCCCGGCGGTTGCTGTCCCGGTATGATGAAAACCCGTGGTGAATAAGAGCTCATGCGCCCCCTGAAATTTACCGACATAGGTTTGGGCACCGCTATCATCTTGATTCTGGCGGTGATGCTGGTCCCTATGCCCACCTTCCTCATGGATGTCTTTTTGGCCATGAATATCCTTGGGGCTTTGGTTATTCTGTTTGTGGCCCTATTCACGCTCCGGCCGCTGGAGTTTGACGTCTTTCCCAGCCTGCTGCTCATCGTGACACTGTTCCGCCTGGCGTTGAATGTTGCCACGACCCGGCTGATTCTGGGCCGGGGTTATGCGGGCGAAGTCATTCAGGGATTCGGCACCTTTGTTGTCTCCGGCAACTTCGTGGTAGGCTTTATCATTTTCCTGATCCTGGTGATCATCAACTTCATGGTCATCACCCGTGGCGCCACCCGGATTGCCGAAGTGGCCGCCCGCTTTACCCTTGATGCCATGCCGGGCAAGCAGATGGCCATCGACGCCGATCTGAACTCCGGCCTGGTGGACGAGGACGAGGCCCGCGAGCGCCGCCGGCAGATCGCCGCGGAAGCCGACTTTTACGGGGCCATGGACGGCGCAGCCAAGTTCGTGCGCGGCGATGCCATCGCGTCCCTGCTGATCACCGGAATCAACATTATAGGTGGCCTGGCCATCGGCAGTCTGCAGCTGGGCATGGACCTGGGGGACGCTGCCCGCAAGTACACCTTGCTTACCGTCGGCGATGGTCTTGTGGCACAGATTCCTGCGCTGATCATCTCCACGGCCGCCGGCATTAT
This DNA window, taken from Candidatus Neomarinimicrobiota bacterium, encodes the following:
- the fliQ gene encoding flagellar type III secretion system protein FliQ is translated as MNTDFVVFISNRTLITALLLLLPILGSALLVGVIVGLFQAVTSIQEITLTFIPKIAVVGLVILMTIPWMLDLVIEFNLLIFDQITQLGR
- the fliR gene encoding flagellar biosynthetic protein FliR, with translation MSLSILDLLSGWGVSFMLVLTRVSAMLFAFPLFGSPAIARRVKVVITLVLSFMLLPVVGVDGLGLDWGLGKLSLAVGRELAVGLVIGFGTKFMFEAFSLAGTFAGRQMGFAMADLIDPITSAPQSMVGQFWSLVAILFFLAVDGHHFLIRLLVQNFYLVPLNTGVLTPATGRMLIDGSNEMFRLAIKLAAPAVILMLMLDVGIGVLSRALPRLQVFFVALPLKLFVGVLALAVSLQLFQALFSSMYDEFREYVATLMTTLGS
- the flhB gene encoding flagellar biosynthesis protein FlhB, which produces MAEKAAQDRTEEATPKRIQEAREKGDVAKSVELSSAVLMLSVVLLFYFTGHDFLMGLSGVIQEVYSSLSTTTLTTDSLPMLGSWMTDRVITIMGPILVLVLVMGLLVNYLQVGVIFAPKALGPNWERINPLTGLKRIFSTRGLVELIKGILKMIIVGTIIYIYLSERIKDYPFLTYMTTFQIIGSLASDLFRIGLYVGLAYLVMGAADYFYQRWEYKRKLRMTQQEVKDEHRQTEGSPEVRSRLRVLQRELSRNRMMTEVARASVVITNPTHVAVALSYQEAGDASAPKLVAKGQRKVAERIKEVARAHDVPIKENPVLARALFDNCEIGAEIPYTYYQAVAELLAEIFWDRYGTGKAPAVAVPV